In Thermococcus stetteri, the following proteins share a genomic window:
- a CDS encoding FAD-dependent oxidoreductase, translated as MRLTEHPVLRFERGRKVTIYFEGQPIEAYEGETIAMALHAAGIRVLSHSAEKHRPRGLFCAIGKCSSCLVKVNGIPNVRSCITLVEDGMMIEMQRGKEELPKTAKPPEWRDAPRYEADVVVIGGGPAGLMAAIHAADAGASVILIDEQPKLGGQLVKQTHKFFGKREQFAGVRGVEIAKILTEEVRKRERIRVFTETSAVGIFLEGEEKLVVGVRKNKELLEFAGKALVVATGAMEKMIPFENNDLLGIYGAGAIQTLMNTYGVKPGNSVLIVGAGNVGLILAYQLIQAGVEVKAIVEAMPKVGGHFVHATKVRRLGVPILTRHTILRAEGKERVERAVVAQLDDNWRPIPGTEKVFEVDTVALAVGLRPSIELLHQAGCQIKYVRELGGHVAVRDERMETTIQGIFVAGDSAGIEEATTAMLEGKIAGIAAALKVGVASPEWLKEIEKAQRDLDEFRAGPFGKHIVEGIRKALLPAGDGSNV; from the coding sequence ATGCGCCTCACTGAACATCCTGTTCTGCGGTTTGAGCGGGGCAGAAAGGTCACCATCTACTTTGAAGGCCAGCCTATTGAGGCCTACGAGGGGGAAACGATAGCGATGGCACTTCACGCCGCTGGAATAAGGGTTCTCAGCCACAGCGCGGAGAAACACAGGCCCAGGGGTCTCTTCTGTGCCATAGGCAAGTGCTCCTCGTGCCTTGTTAAGGTAAACGGCATCCCGAACGTCCGCTCGTGCATAACCCTCGTCGAGGACGGCATGATGATTGAGATGCAGAGGGGCAAGGAGGAACTACCAAAAACTGCAAAGCCGCCGGAGTGGAGGGACGCACCGAGGTATGAAGCCGACGTCGTCGTAATCGGCGGGGGGCCGGCGGGACTTATGGCGGCAATCCACGCGGCGGATGCAGGTGCGAGCGTCATCCTAATCGACGAACAGCCAAAGCTGGGCGGCCAGCTCGTCAAGCAGACCCACAAGTTCTTCGGGAAGAGGGAGCAGTTCGCCGGCGTTAGGGGAGTGGAGATAGCCAAGATTCTCACTGAGGAAGTGAGAAAGAGGGAGAGGATACGGGTCTTCACGGAGACCTCTGCCGTTGGGATCTTTCTGGAGGGCGAAGAGAAGCTCGTTGTCGGCGTCAGGAAGAACAAAGAGCTCTTGGAGTTCGCGGGAAAGGCCCTCGTCGTCGCGACCGGCGCGATGGAGAAGATGATCCCCTTCGAGAACAACGATCTGCTAGGAATCTACGGTGCTGGGGCAATCCAGACCCTCATGAACACCTACGGGGTCAAGCCTGGAAATAGCGTTCTCATAGTCGGAGCTGGAAACGTTGGGCTTATCCTTGCCTACCAGCTCATCCAGGCCGGCGTCGAGGTGAAGGCGATAGTAGAGGCCATGCCTAAGGTCGGCGGCCACTTCGTTCACGCTACCAAGGTTAGAAGGCTCGGCGTTCCAATCCTCACGAGACACACGATACTGCGCGCGGAAGGCAAGGAGAGGGTCGAGAGGGCCGTAGTTGCCCAGCTCGACGATAACTGGAGGCCGATTCCCGGAACTGAGAAGGTCTTTGAGGTGGACACGGTAGCGCTCGCCGTTGGATTGAGACCGAGCATAGAGCTCCTTCACCAGGCAGGGTGCCAGATAAAGTACGTGAGGGAGCTCGGAGGTCATGTAGCGGTAAGGGACGAGAGGATGGAGACGACCATCCAGGGAATCTTCGTCGCTGGCGATTCTGCGGGGATAGAGGAGGCAACCACTGCGATGCTCGAGGGGAAGATAGCGGGGATTGCCGCAGCGCTCAAGGTTGGGGTCGCTTCTCCCGAGTGGCTGAAGGAAATTGAGAAGGCCCAGCGCGACCTCGATGAGTTCCGCGCGGGGCCCTTCGGAAAACACATCGTTGAGGGGATAAGGAAAGCTCTTCTGCCCGCAGGGGATGGTTCTAATGTCTGA
- a CDS encoding molybdopterin-dependent oxidoreductase, with translation MKKSLFAVLVLLLLAGAYYFGQSEGESEKTEEVSAGPVIEVTGLVERPYNITLGELKAMPSKTLNAVLYCVDAPNKPRKNGTWTGVPLSYLLQKAGVKDGALKVALYASDGYTTDLYLRDVMEDESIIVAYEYNGKEIDPRLVVPGRWGYKWIKHLRKIEVVDYDFKGTWESVGYPDDAYVVNEENPWR, from the coding sequence ATGAAAAAGTCTCTCTTTGCAGTCTTAGTTCTCCTTCTCCTGGCAGGAGCGTACTATTTCGGTCAGAGCGAAGGAGAGAGCGAGAAGACCGAAGAAGTGAGTGCCGGCCCTGTGATAGAGGTAACCGGGCTCGTTGAGAGGCCTTACAACATAACCCTTGGGGAGCTCAAGGCCATGCCATCGAAGACCCTCAATGCGGTCCTCTACTGCGTTGATGCCCCGAACAAGCCGAGAAAGAACGGAACCTGGACAGGCGTCCCTCTGAGCTACCTCCTCCAGAAGGCTGGGGTAAAGGATGGAGCCCTCAAGGTTGCCCTCTACGCTAGCGATGGATACACAACGGACCTCTATCTGAGGGATGTTATGGAGGATGAGAGCATAATAGTCGCCTACGAGTACAACGGGAAGGAGATAGACCCGAGGCTCGTCGTCCCGGGCAGGTGGGGGTATAAGTGGATAAAGCACCTGAGGAAGATCGAGGTTGTTGACTACGACTTCAAAGGCACGTGGGAGAGTGTTGGCTATCCCGATGACGCCTACGTCGTGAACGAGGAAAACCCCTGGAGGTGA
- a CDS encoding NAD(P)/FAD-dependent oxidoreductase: MPTRELPERSEITIIGGGIVGVTIAHELAKRGEDVTVIEKRFIGSGSTFRCGTGIRQQFNDEANVQVMKRSVELWKRYSEEYGFPFQQTGYLFLLYDDDEVETFKRNIVIQNKFGVPTRLITPEEAKEIVPLLDISEVIAASWNPTDGKASPFHSTAKFALHAEEFGAKLVEYTEVKDFIIENGEIKGLKTSGGTIKTGIVINATNAWAKLINAMAGIRTKIPIEPYKHQAVITQPIKKGSVKPMVISFRYGHAYLTQTSHGGIIGGVGYEEGPTYDLSPTYEFMREVSYYFTRIIPALRELLILRTWAGYYAKTPDSNPAIGKIEELSDYYIAAGFSGHGFMMAPAVAEMVADLITRGKTDLPVDWYDPYRFERGELRGKALQMG, from the coding sequence ATGCCGACGAGGGAGCTTCCCGAAAGGAGTGAGATAACGATAATCGGCGGCGGAATAGTGGGTGTAACAATAGCCCACGAATTGGCCAAACGCGGCGAGGACGTCACCGTTATCGAGAAGCGCTTCATAGGTTCGGGCTCAACCTTCCGCTGTGGAACTGGAATAAGGCAGCAGTTCAACGATGAAGCGAACGTCCAGGTCATGAAGCGCTCGGTTGAGCTCTGGAAGCGTTATAGCGAAGAGTACGGCTTCCCGTTCCAGCAGACAGGCTACCTCTTTCTCCTCTACGACGACGATGAAGTTGAGACCTTCAAGAGGAACATCGTGATACAGAACAAGTTTGGAGTTCCTACAAGGCTCATAACCCCTGAAGAAGCAAAGGAGATTGTCCCGCTCCTCGACATAAGCGAGGTGATAGCCGCCTCCTGGAACCCAACCGACGGCAAGGCCAGTCCCTTCCACTCCACGGCCAAGTTCGCCCTCCACGCTGAAGAGTTCGGGGCGAAGCTCGTCGAGTACACAGAGGTCAAGGATTTCATAATTGAGAACGGTGAGATAAAGGGGCTCAAGACGAGCGGGGGGACCATAAAGACCGGCATAGTCATCAACGCAACCAACGCCTGGGCCAAGCTCATCAACGCGATGGCGGGGATAAGGACGAAGATACCGATAGAGCCCTACAAGCACCAGGCTGTGATAACCCAGCCGATAAAGAAGGGCTCCGTTAAGCCGATGGTCATTTCGTTCAGGTACGGCCACGCCTACCTCACCCAGACCAGCCACGGCGGGATCATAGGCGGAGTCGGCTACGAGGAGGGTCCGACCTACGACCTAAGCCCGACCTACGAGTTCATGCGCGAGGTGAGCTACTACTTCACCAGGATAATCCCGGCTTTGAGGGAGCTCCTCATACTGAGGACGTGGGCGGGCTACTACGCCAAGACACCCGACAGCAACCCGGCGATAGGCAAAATCGAGGAGCTCAGCGATTACTACATAGCGGCCGGCTTCTCCGGCCACGGCTTCATGATGGCGCCGGCCGTTGCCGAGATGGTGGCCGACCTCATCACGAGGGGCAAGACCGACCTGCCTGTGGACTGGTACGATCCCTACCGCTTCGAGAGGGGAGAGCTGAGGGGTAAGGCCCTTCAGATGGGGTGA
- a CDS encoding FAD-dependent oxidoreductase, whose product MRPLDLTEKDPSKKITIYLDGKPYEAYEGEKFPVAMLANGVYWLTTSTEGRHRGAFTFGPLPVTVNGVKNINGRKLKLKDGMRIERQCYDEFQEEVRIDEGKPVLRYVVDVAVIGAGPAGLGVVEEIGGKLTVALIEERNWLGGDMWLKGVEQEGFGNPREAIERLTDFPENVRVFLKTTALGVFDKGEYFLVPAVRNDQLIEFMAKRVVLATGAVDSIMLFENNDWPGVFRRSDALEVINVWGVAPGRKVAVTGAFTEEIIPELQRWDIEYVVVPNVKRVEGRDRIERVIDENGNVYEVDALIMADGRIPDINPITQAGGKLRFKRGYYMPVLDDEHRIRDGIYVTGSAVSIKPHYANYLEGKLVGAYILREFNYETEPCIYEERLKEYEPIARPVPKLPLDEFNGEDVQICGCGVTLGKVDEVVKSGITDLQIIKRLTHLAMGFCQGRFCLFNGALLVSQRSGMGMDRLDIPVARPPIKNVKMKVVAGRD is encoded by the coding sequence ATGAGACCGCTCGACCTGACCGAGAAGGACCCTTCTAAGAAAATCACGATTTATCTTGACGGAAAGCCCTACGAGGCCTACGAGGGCGAAAAGTTTCCAGTGGCAATGCTTGCCAACGGCGTTTACTGGCTCACGACGAGCACTGAAGGTAGACACCGCGGAGCCTTCACCTTCGGTCCGCTCCCGGTTACCGTGAACGGTGTTAAGAACATCAACGGGAGAAAGCTAAAGCTCAAGGACGGCATGAGGATTGAGAGGCAATGCTACGACGAGTTCCAGGAGGAGGTAAGGATAGACGAAGGCAAGCCAGTTCTCCGCTACGTTGTCGACGTTGCAGTTATCGGCGCCGGTCCGGCCGGTCTGGGCGTCGTTGAGGAAATCGGAGGAAAGCTCACCGTTGCCCTCATTGAGGAGAGGAACTGGCTCGGCGGCGACATGTGGCTCAAGGGCGTTGAGCAGGAGGGCTTTGGTAACCCGAGGGAAGCGATAGAGAGGCTCACGGACTTCCCTGAGAACGTGAGGGTATTTCTCAAGACCACTGCCCTCGGGGTCTTTGACAAGGGGGAGTACTTCCTCGTTCCGGCTGTTAGAAATGACCAGCTCATCGAGTTCATGGCGAAGAGGGTTGTTCTGGCAACGGGAGCTGTCGACAGCATAATGCTCTTCGAGAACAACGACTGGCCGGGCGTTTTCAGGAGAAGCGATGCGCTCGAGGTTATCAACGTCTGGGGCGTCGCTCCCGGAAGGAAGGTCGCAGTCACTGGAGCCTTCACGGAGGAGATCATTCCCGAGCTCCAGCGCTGGGACATCGAGTACGTTGTGGTTCCGAACGTCAAGAGGGTTGAGGGCAGAGACAGGATTGAGCGCGTCATCGACGAGAACGGCAACGTCTACGAGGTTGACGCGCTGATAATGGCCGATGGAAGGATTCCAGACATAAACCCGATAACCCAGGCCGGAGGAAAGCTCCGCTTCAAGCGCGGCTACTACATGCCAGTTTTGGACGACGAGCACAGGATAAGGGACGGAATCTACGTCACGGGAAGCGCGGTCAGCATAAAGCCGCACTACGCCAACTACCTCGAAGGAAAGCTCGTTGGGGCCTACATCCTGCGGGAATTCAACTACGAGACCGAGCCGTGCATCTACGAGGAGAGGCTGAAGGAGTACGAGCCGATAGCGAGGCCGGTTCCGAAGCTCCCGCTCGACGAGTTCAACGGCGAGGACGTCCAGATATGCGGCTGCGGGGTCACGCTCGGGAAGGTCGACGAGGTGGTAAAGAGCGGCATAACCGACCTCCAGATAATCAAGAGGCTCACTCATCTCGCCATGGGCTTCTGTCAGGGAAGGTTCTGCCTCTTCAACGGCGCCCTTCTTGTCTCCCAGCGGAGCGGAATGGGCATGGACAGGCTCGACATACCGGTCGCTAGGCCGCCTATAAAGAACGTTAAGATGAAGGTTGTCGCGGGGAGGGATTGA
- a CDS encoding sodium/proline symporter: MGWWANRYTKTEDQYFVGGRKVHVLAATLSDKASDFSGWLMLGYPGSAFKAGLGAFWAGIGCLFGTLADYVLIGPRLRIYAGKFRAITVPDYLEARLKDDTKLIRLLSALIIIIFMTAYVAAQFTAGGKTFAEGFGVSVNTGILITVIILTAYVITGGFFAVVWTDVVQALFMLLTLIIVPFLALAKIGGLGKATEIISQVDPAKLHPFGGATGWAAIIFAIGYASWIVGYLGQPHIVTRYMSVEDPRKLRRPGIFISGIWTTIVLWGAFFAGFLGFAMYQAGILQVSDPEKVIPAMAVELMPGWIAGFVIAGIISAVMSTADSQLLVASSAIARDFYHKVLGKELGKKQMVNISRLVVAGVALVGLWFAISGPKVIYQMVATAWGGLAVGFGPILTLSLWWKRVTKEGGIVGMAYGLVSEVIFEAKIYGWAFTKDAPGIWGTIGGWFQDVPVFFINFFITLFVIIIVSLFTKPPEDVVRLHEELFKKVPIETGKKTVTETRAKSQVENVADFLIEKGLA, encoded by the coding sequence ATCGGCTGGTGGGCCAACAGATACACCAAGACAGAAGACCAGTACTTCGTTGGCGGTAGGAAAGTCCACGTTTTGGCGGCCACTCTCTCAGACAAGGCCAGTGACTTCTCCGGCTGGCTGATGCTCGGTTATCCAGGAAGTGCCTTTAAAGCCGGTCTCGGGGCCTTCTGGGCTGGAATAGGCTGTCTCTTCGGTACGCTCGCTGACTACGTTCTCATTGGCCCGAGGCTCAGAATCTACGCAGGCAAATTTAGGGCAATAACCGTCCCAGATTACCTCGAGGCCAGGCTCAAGGACGACACCAAGCTCATCAGACTCCTCAGCGCCTTGATCATTATAATCTTCATGACCGCCTATGTAGCCGCTCAGTTCACCGCCGGAGGAAAGACCTTCGCGGAGGGCTTTGGAGTAAGCGTCAACACCGGAATCCTCATAACAGTTATCATCCTGACGGCCTACGTTATCACCGGTGGATTCTTCGCCGTTGTCTGGACGGACGTTGTTCAGGCCCTCTTCATGCTGCTGACCCTCATTATCGTTCCGTTCCTGGCCCTAGCCAAGATAGGAGGCCTTGGCAAGGCAACGGAGATAATCAGCCAGGTTGACCCCGCCAAACTCCACCCCTTCGGCGGCGCAACCGGCTGGGCCGCGATAATCTTCGCCATAGGCTACGCCTCGTGGATAGTCGGCTACCTCGGCCAGCCGCACATAGTCACCCGTTACATGAGCGTTGAAGATCCGAGGAAGCTCAGGAGGCCGGGTATCTTCATCAGCGGCATCTGGACAACCATAGTCCTATGGGGAGCCTTCTTCGCCGGATTCCTCGGCTTCGCAATGTATCAGGCAGGAATACTCCAAGTCAGCGACCCGGAGAAGGTTATACCCGCAATGGCAGTTGAACTAATGCCGGGCTGGATAGCGGGCTTCGTCATAGCGGGCATAATCTCAGCCGTTATGAGTACCGCCGATTCACAGCTCCTCGTCGCTTCCTCGGCAATAGCGAGGGACTTCTACCACAAGGTTCTTGGAAAGGAACTCGGCAAGAAGCAGATGGTCAACATCTCTAGACTGGTCGTTGCCGGCGTTGCGCTTGTCGGCCTCTGGTTTGCCATAAGCGGCCCGAAGGTCATCTACCAGATGGTGGCAACCGCCTGGGGAGGGCTCGCGGTTGGCTTTGGGCCGATACTAACGTTAAGCCTCTGGTGGAAGCGCGTCACCAAGGAGGGAGGAATCGTTGGAATGGCCTACGGTCTGGTCAGCGAGGTCATCTTCGAGGCCAAAATATACGGTTGGGCCTTCACCAAGGACGCTCCGGGCATATGGGGGACGATAGGCGGCTGGTTCCAGGACGTTCCAGTGTTCTTCATCAACTTCTTCATAACGCTGTTCGTCATCATAATCGTCAGCCTCTTCACAAAGCCGCCTGAGGATGTCGTCAGGCTCCACGAAGAGCTCTTCAAGAAAGTACCCATCGAGACTGGAAAGAAAACCGTCACTGAGACCAGGGCCAAGAGCCAGGTCGAAAACGTCGCCGACTTCCTGATTGAGAAGGGCCTCGCCTGA
- a CDS encoding elongation factor 1-beta, giving the protein MSDYNLVGVIKVMPTDPDVNLDELEEKLKAVIPEKYGLAKVEREPIAFGLVALEFYVLGRDEEGYSFDEVADIFRQVENVESAEVETVSRI; this is encoded by the coding sequence ATGTCCGACTACAACCTCGTTGGTGTCATAAAGGTCATGCCGACCGACCCGGATGTCAACCTCGACGAGCTCGAGGAGAAGCTCAAGGCCGTCATCCCGGAGAAGTACGGCCTTGCAAAGGTCGAGAGGGAGCCGATAGCCTTCGGCCTCGTTGCCCTCGAGTTCTACGTCCTCGGAAGGGACGAGGAGGGCTACTCCTTCGACGAAGTTGCAGACATCTTCAGGCAGGTCGAGAACGTCGAGAGCGCCGAGGTCGAGACCGTTTCTAGGATCTGA
- a CDS encoding zinc finger domain-containing protein gives MKFEVPVCTSCGKEITPREHATHFVCPNCGEAIIWRCESCRVLSVPYKCPKCGWEGP, from the coding sequence ATGAAGTTCGAGGTACCCGTATGCACCTCATGCGGAAAGGAGATAACCCCAAGGGAGCACGCCACTCACTTCGTTTGCCCGAACTGCGGCGAGGCCATCATATGGCGCTGTGAAAGCTGCAGGGTGCTCAGCGTGCCCTACAAGTGCCCCAAGTGCGGATGGGAGGGGCCGTGA
- a CDS encoding HAD family hydrolase, whose product MKLVSFDVWNTLLDMDGMLDAFSAELSNLMGTCIVDVVEAIMLTRARIKAMRAKSEGDPKRALEESQEMLAEVLGVDIEVIRRAAARATLNVGDLVLPGAEDALRDAKRHRLKVTVTGNVMFWPGSYTRLLLERFGLMKYIDRTFFADEVGAFKPLPEMFKKPLEVFGVEPEEALHVGDTYAEDFEGALRVGMWGVWINPEAEGVGRISERGFEIPSIGELPEVLSMLTGDMGKAYKSTGQRSPEV is encoded by the coding sequence ATGAAGCTGGTCTCATTTGATGTTTGGAACACACTTCTCGATATGGACGGGATGCTCGACGCTTTCTCAGCCGAGCTCTCAAACCTCATGGGAACGTGCATCGTTGACGTTGTCGAAGCTATAATGCTGACGAGGGCGAGAATAAAGGCTATGAGGGCGAAGAGTGAAGGCGACCCTAAGCGGGCGCTTGAAGAGAGCCAGGAGATGCTCGCGGAAGTCCTCGGCGTGGACATCGAGGTTATAAGGAGGGCCGCGGCGAGAGCCACCCTAAATGTCGGTGATCTAGTCCTTCCGGGGGCGGAGGATGCCCTTAGGGACGCTAAGAGGCACCGTCTGAAGGTTACGGTTACCGGCAACGTCATGTTCTGGCCGGGCTCTTACACGAGGTTGCTCCTTGAGAGGTTCGGCCTTATGAAGTACATAGACAGGACGTTCTTCGCGGACGAGGTTGGCGCCTTCAAGCCGCTCCCAGAGATGTTCAAGAAACCTCTAGAGGTCTTCGGTGTTGAGCCGGAGGAAGCCCTTCACGTCGGCGACACCTATGCAGAGGACTTCGAGGGTGCTTTAAGGGTTGGCATGTGGGGGGTCTGGATAAATCCCGAGGCTGAGGGTGTTGGGAGAATATCCGAGAGGGGCTTTGAGATACCCTCGATCGGTGAGCTGCCCGAAGTCCTCAGCATGCTAACAGGGGATATGGGAAAAGCTTATAAATCGACTGGGCAACGCTCACCAGAGGTTTAA
- a CDS encoding DUF3226 domain-containing protein, whose protein sequence is MKVVTGNKWEQFGDAVLFPEYGKNRGGLLKFVESLSGSETIVTASLELIDLITERFRKGEENVLVYSDTMKSLTLKEVYELRKYLDFDVRGGFSGEDAPVSVLFVEGKTDSKFFKAVIKKLFDFRESRTAPRNLKFIERVFERDNFDLLHRDGKYVAVIPSEGNSGVIRNLGNFLRAMDVFGFGVERIGVAIDVDEDREVVMASITGKLASFSPRKAGAFYLVGNTFIIPLIIGLPFEDELVDWKKPTVEDLMLHLISAEGLFEKLRPALRAFEESLGRKLNPKEVMYLALSAYGHWGNLEGFYELFVMRSRHRNIKDVLRRAGLMDSLRFLAFSER, encoded by the coding sequence ATGAAAGTTGTTACTGGAAACAAATGGGAGCAGTTTGGAGATGCGGTTTTATTCCCTGAGTATGGCAAGAACAGGGGGGGCTTATTGAAGTTCGTTGAGTCCCTTTCGGGCAGCGAAACTATTGTGACTGCGAGCCTTGAGCTTATCGACTTAATCACCGAGCGCTTCAGGAAGGGCGAAGAGAACGTCCTCGTTTACTCCGATACCATGAAAAGCCTGACGCTCAAGGAGGTCTACGAACTCAGGAAATACCTAGACTTCGACGTCCGGGGTGGCTTCTCTGGGGAAGATGCTCCGGTCTCGGTTCTCTTCGTTGAAGGGAAGACGGACTCCAAGTTCTTCAAGGCTGTCATAAAGAAGCTCTTCGACTTCAGAGAATCCAGAACTGCGCCAAGGAACCTAAAGTTCATCGAGCGGGTCTTTGAGCGCGACAACTTTGACCTCCTTCATAGAGACGGAAAGTACGTCGCTGTAATCCCTAGTGAGGGGAACTCTGGCGTCATAAGGAACCTGGGCAACTTCCTCAGGGCTATGGACGTCTTTGGATTCGGCGTTGAGAGAATCGGAGTGGCGATTGACGTAGACGAGGACAGGGAAGTGGTCATGGCGTCAATAACTGGGAAGCTGGCATCCTTTAGCCCGAGGAAAGCCGGAGCGTTTTACCTGGTGGGAAACACGTTCATCATACCGCTCATAATAGGCCTTCCGTTCGAGGACGAGCTTGTTGACTGGAAGAAGCCGACGGTTGAAGACCTGATGCTCCACCTCATAAGCGCGGAGGGCCTCTTTGAGAAGCTCCGGCCTGCCCTTAGGGCTTTCGAAGAGAGCCTCGGCAGAAAGCTCAATCCAAAGGAGGTTATGTATCTGGCCCTCTCCGCCTACGGGCACTGGGGCAATCTCGAGGGGTTCTACGAGCTCTTCGTGATGCGCTCCCGCCATAGGAACATCAAGGACGTGCTGAGGAGGGCAGGGCTGATGGATAGCCTTCGATTTCTGGCGTTCTCAGAGCGCTGA
- a CDS encoding DUF2391 family protein, with amino-acid sequence MMSESNADGMMNPEPEREVIELEELSQKIDGISRQLEAIKEAEKKKNEPDALGWDDITQEIVGAVTFALPFLFTGELWEVAKAISIERAMLIFLLTLSIAYLFLVKSRLGNMKREELFHLPKRLISVSVISYTTSAFLIYLYDINGVAHFTPVQYLNATVIVSAFAVIGAIAVDMVK; translated from the coding sequence ATGATGAGTGAATCCAATGCTGACGGGATGATGAACCCCGAACCTGAGCGAGAGGTGATTGAACTGGAGGAACTGTCCCAAAAGATAGACGGTATCAGCAGGCAACTCGAGGCCATTAAAGAGGCCGAGAAAAAGAAAAACGAGCCAGATGCCCTCGGGTGGGACGACATTACCCAGGAAATCGTCGGAGCCGTTACTTTCGCGCTTCCCTTCCTGTTCACCGGCGAGCTCTGGGAAGTTGCCAAGGCCATTTCCATTGAAAGGGCCATGCTGATATTCCTCCTCACCCTCAGCATAGCGTACCTGTTCCTCGTGAAATCGCGGCTCGGGAACATGAAGCGGGAGGAGCTGTTCCATCTGCCGAAGAGGCTCATAAGCGTGTCCGTTATCTCTTACACAACCTCGGCCTTTCTCATCTATCTCTACGATATAAACGGCGTCGCCCACTTCACTCCCGTCCAGTATCTGAACGCGACGGTTATAGTGAGTGCGTTTGCCGTCATAGGTGCAATAGCTGTTGATATGGTGAAGTGA
- a CDS encoding metal-dependent transcriptional regulator, with the protein MEVTKRDEEYLETMYLLHKNKGVIRVKDIAKALNVRPPSVVDALKKLAEKGLVEYEKYDRILLTEKGKEIAEKTYSKHVFLTKFFTDILGIPPEIAEQDACQFEHYVSEFTIKRMREFAEFIQEQCPYVLKQFLKEKLEETETEKKES; encoded by the coding sequence GTGGAAGTAACGAAGAGAGATGAAGAGTACCTCGAGACTATGTACCTCCTCCATAAGAACAAGGGTGTCATCCGCGTCAAGGACATAGCGAAGGCCCTGAACGTCAGGCCTCCGAGCGTCGTCGATGCCCTCAAAAAACTTGCCGAAAAGGGCCTCGTTGAATATGAAAAGTACGATAGAATACTCCTGACCGAAAAGGGAAAGGAAATCGCCGAAAAAACTTATTCCAAGCACGTCTTCCTGACGAAGTTCTTCACGGACATACTCGGAATACCCCCTGAGATTGCCGAGCAGGACGCGTGCCAGTTCGAGCACTACGTGAGTGAGTTTACCATTAAAAGAATGCGCGAGTTTGCCGAGTTCATCCAGGAGCAGTGCCCCTACGTCCTAAAGCAGTTCCTGAAGGAGAAGCTTGAGGAAACCGAAACAGAGAAGAAAGAATCCTAG